The window GTTTTGAGAGTTCAGTTTAGAACGCAATGATTCATAATTAATCCTCTTAACGTTTTTATGCTCCGGTAAAAGTTCATGCGTGTCCCGCAAATCACTCCCATAAAGTTTCAAAAATATGGGAAAATGATCAGTAATATGATATTTAAGAACAGCAAATTCGATTTTGTCACAACTGCCACCGGaacattttacaaaaaagtGATCCAGGCACGCATTACCCCTAGTGGGTGTGGAAAGATAGTAAACAAAATTGTATGTATGCAAGATGTTTAAATAGTGATTTGTGTCCGACGAAAGAGGGTCGAGTATGTTGATGTTAATATCCCCCGTGAAAATAGTAGTGTTACTCTTCTCTAGGTGTTCTCGCAGAACCTCCGATAAGTCGGCAAAAAACAAATCTATATCCGTTGATGGAGGTCTGTATAGAgcaaaaatatcataatttaatgattttttggagcaggatattttcatgaaaactaTCTGTTGTTTTTTGATCAATGTAACCGtatgtgaaatattttctttgataAATGCGATAGTACCATCGTTTTGGTTATATTTTGAACCActataataaacaatatatcCTGGTACACTGAGAAAAATGATATGGCTTATAtttaataaatgattatttgaccGATATTTATTTATAGTAATCTCAGTAAGCCAATAACAAGTATATCTGATTTCCATCaaagaaatcaacaaatatGAGTTATTTTTAGTTAATAACAAATTTATTCAGGCCAAATTTATTTAGaccaaatattattcattccatgcaaataaatgattattagaaatatttaattcaaagtatatatttcagtgaaatataCATTCGTTAATAGTTAACATATTTATTTGTCTACTCCACTCATTCTTTATACTTGTCGAATCTTGTCTTTCGCTATCGACCAATAGGACGAATCGCGGCGCCCTGCATGACCGTATTTGCGCAGGTCTGAAGGGTCCGCAGTGCGTACTGCGTACTCCACAGGAGAAGAGTTCAGTACACATACTTTCTTTTCGTAGTTCGaagtattattactattatttattatagaCTAAGATCAGAATATCTATATCACGCAATCATAATATTTATATGTATTAGTTGTGACTGTGAATCTGAAGATATCAAGGCATAAGTATACCGAATATGGAAAACTTTTTGGAGGAAGGAGGATTGATGCATCTTAAAGAATCTCTGGAGGGTAAGTGTTATGCATATAAAATTAATTCTGCTAAATGTGCACAAGAACACAATATACACGattaattttcgtgaaattaatTGTTTCTGGCCAAATTTTGATCATGGATTACGAAAAATTGTGTTCTGTTCtagtttttagaaaaaaatcgcAAAAATTTCCAGAGTAACCCTACTTTATTTCGTTATTTCGTTTTCTTCTGGTCTATTCCTTTGATGTATATTcgtaataaatacaaaaatatagaTGTGCAATACGAATTTACCATTTACATTGCCAGAAATGGTCAAAAAATGAGAATTCCTTGCAGGAAATCCGCCATATCAAATTGGATTTAAGAAATCTGACGGTGGATTTTGCAGTGTTACCGGTTAGTATCAATTTAAGATTATTTCATGATAACTGAATATACTATTACCTCTTATATCTATGATATCTGTAATTAATACGAAATGGAAACACTGACATACACTTCTCCAGAAGGAGTTATGGCGGAATAGATAAACAATGAGgaaattcttatttttgagCATTTCTGGTAATGTAAATCGTGAAATTGTATCACAAATCTATCTTATTGTATTCATTATGAACATACATCGAAAGAATAGTACGGAACAGAGCGAAATAACGAAATAGAAAAACtttgtgatttttttaattctaaaacgaaacaccctttatacgtATGTTAATAATTATTCTCCTATTTTGTCAAAGATTATACTTTGTTGTAGAAAATGGAATAGATTCAATTGACCTAATAACACAACTTGTACAGGATAAATCGTTCGAAGAGACAGTGCCTCGATTGGGAGATCGATTGAAGATAAAAAGGAAACTATCCCTTTCTCAAAAGTGAGTCGTTCATTACATACCTACATCTGCTTTTTTATCACCATAACCTTAGCATTCTTACACTTATTTCGTTGACTTGGAGACTACTGCATGATATATCCAATATTTATTTAAATGTGCATGTATTTAGTTAATCTATATTACCCTATATTTTGATTGATTTATGTTTAAAATATATCTACAGGACTTGTTATGATGAGGTAACAGACCAAATTTCTACGAAGAAAATCATAATAGACGTTCCGGATATCCATGCAACCCCATCTGAAGTACAGTCGTTACGCAGTACTTCCTCGATTGATTTCGATTTCACATCTACACCGATTGTGTTCAACATTACACCTACACCTGTGTTGTCCAGTATTATAATTGGAGATAATACATTCCACTTGGAGCAATTGTTGCAGAATTCACTCATGGGTAGGGCTATTATCGAACTCTATAGAACGAACGGACAATTATCAACAACTTGTCAATCTTATTTGGTGGAGTTAATCGTTCAACATTTGATAAACATCCAACCTTTCAGGTAATAATGAATATAACTAAACAGtttttaatttaactaataactTTCTTTCTTTCAAGGAGACTAACGAATGAGGACTTTAGAAGACTATCGAAACATATTGTCGAACTATTTCCTGGTGAATTACACCAAGTATATTTCACCtctccaataaaaaaaagaaattccaaAGATAACAAAAGTGGGGTGGCGAGGGGCAAACTTGTTGACAAATATAGGAATAGGCTGACATTCCTAAGAAAATCAGGAATCATTTCTGCTAAATATACAGATAAAGAAGAGATTAATACACCTGAACCTAATGAAAGAAATCTTGAAGATGGTATGCAATTTCATAGTTTGATTATATTTTAGTATTACTTCTGAGTTTTTTGTAGATGACTTCGAAGAAGATTTGGTTTGGCTGATACATAACAGAGGACACAATTAATAGCAAGAGGAAATTTCTATCCAAGTACAACCTTCCTCTACTTCCTTTTGTGATTATACAAGGGCCATCCATTtcagaaattgaaaatgtttatgTTGTCTACAATGATATCATTTATCGTTGCGATGGGGTACTGAAAGCAATTGATATATGTTTTCAgattatacatattttcaacttAAGATACCCTTATGAAAGCGAGAACATATGGATGTTTATTCAAATAGGTATGTACAACCTAAACACTCCTTATGATAAGATACCCAATATTTTGGATCTTGTCAACAAATGTTCATAGAAATTCAAAGTTCTTCAAATACTGGTTGCGTCAATCTTTTAATTTTAGCTCACTCGATCaacttttgttttcaataatggTATTATGTAAAGAATGTGGCAAGAAGCTTGCTGATAATAATTCTTATCTCATTCacatttcaacaattcataGATTTTTGAGTAACTTTTCATGTGGCCAACAGGATTGTCCAAGGAAGTTCAATACTTTATCATCTTTGAAAAAACATACACAAAAATTTCACTCAGAGAAAAAtgtggccaaaaataaaaattctgaatctAAATCCTCTTCTAATAATTCTTTCCATTATGACAATGAGGTTTTATATGATGAATGTCCAGAACTGTCCGAAAATTCTCCTAATATTGTAGAAACTATTTTGCAAGATACATTTGAATTGCAAATGTTAacttttgtgaataaactatattCTCATCCTGCCATCAATAGATCTGTTGTTCATGACATTATAGGCACTACTTCTGAGCTGATCAATAACATATTCTCAAATATCcttttaaaaattgaagatttaCCAAATCTGCAAGGTCATTCATCCTATAATGAAATTATCTCAATTATCATTATCTCATATCAACggatattttcaaatcttgtAAATCAGAGTATAAACGGTTTCAACTTTTGGCaaaacataatttatatttcaaacCAGAAGAGTATTTCATTGGCTACCTCCCTGAAAGTAGAACCTCATCTATTGCTAGTACATCACAAGTACTCACAAAACAATGTAAAGGCGTAATTATATCTCTcagaaaaattcttaaaaaatatttagaaaccCCTGGTGTTCTTCAATACATGTTGGATTATatcaaaaatgaagaagaggTTTCTGATTATATGAGCAGCATGTTTAATTGTAGCTTatggaaatttataaaaaataaaatggggAATAAAACGATACttcctttatatttatattatgatgaTTTTGAGACTGGAAATGTTTTAGGAACCCAAGCAGGAGTTCACAAATTAGGGGGAGTTTATGTGTCGTTTGCTTGTATGGGGCCAGAATTTGCATCAAGATTAGAAAGTATATTTTTGTGGGGAATATTTTACTCGTCAGATCGTGTTACTTTTGGCAATGAGGCTGTTTTCAAAGTCTTCTTAgatgaattgaaattcttgGAAACTGTTGGCATAAatgtaaataacaaacaaattttcTTTGTTGTACCAGTTTTTTTAGGCGATAACTTGGGAGTTAATTCAATTCTAGGCTTTCATGAGAGTTTTTCATCGAACAATTTTTGTCGTGCATGTTTTtctcataaaaatgaaacaaaatttatgACTAGAGAAAATAAGAATAGTTTGAGAAATGAAGATAATTATAACATACATATTGAAGAGAACAGTCATGGAATAAAAAGTTCTTGTATGTGGAATGAATTATCTTATTACCATGTCACTAAAAATTTGCACTTTGATATAATGCATGACTTGTACGAAGGCATTTGTCGTTACGATTTCggtagaattttgaaatttttcataaaagagaaaattttcacTCTGGAAACCCTTAATAGAAGAATCAAATACTTTAATCATTCATCTGTAGATGTAGGTAATAAAATTCCATTAATTCCAACAACACAAATTGAAAAGCAAATAATTATTATGTCATCAGCAGAAATGCATGCATTCCTTACCTATTTCAGTTTTATTGTTGGTGACTTAGTGGATGAATCAGATGAGGTATGGCATTTTTATCTGTTACTTTTCAATATAGTGCAGATAgtgataaaaccatcgattaaTGAAAGCGAATTGATATATTTGGATAATTTAATTCATGAGCATCATTCCTTGTAtatttctttgtttaatgaacatcttaccccaaaatttcattttcttcttcattattCACGAACTATACGTAATATAGGACCACTTTCCAGGGTTTCTTCCATTCGTTTCGAAGCTTTTCATAGAGTAAGCAAGTCGTACAGTAATGTTACATCTTCTCGTATTAATCTACCACTCAGTTTAGGGGTGAAACACCAACTCAAATTGGCCTACCGTTTTCTCCTTGGTAATGGAATTTGCGACAGTATACAATTTAGTGAAACAAGAACAGTTCCTTCCGAAACACAAGTTTCTTTTTTGAAAAGTGCTGGGTTTGAAGCATCTTGCCTTTTCATTAGCTGGCTTAAATTGAATGGCATAATGTTCAAAAAAGGATTGATTGCTCAAGTTGATCGAGACGATTTCGGCGAACCAGTAtttggaattattgaagaagTTTTCGTAACAGATgaccaaaaattttatttagtcTATAAGATGATCGAGTGTTATGGTTTCATTAAACATTACGAAGCATATCTTGTTGAGAAAGTTCTACCAAAGAATTATATTATTAATACAAAATCGTTGTACTCACCTTTTTTAACTCATATTCATGCTAATGCTGAaggaaataaattcatttcctCCGTGAAACAGGAAATGTGATTGtgtatgaattattatttttgatatttagtTTGATTTGTTGTACCTGAATTTTGTTatgtttcaagatttttgtttgagttataaagaatataaaattaatCACAATGATGTTTTTCTATTAACCCCTATTTCCAGAACTCAAACTTTTTCGTAATgggtaaaaaaaattaggaataaaaaaatataataataaaaattttttttcatcatatcgTAAATTATACATAATAATGAATTCTACATCTAATTACGATTTGATTATGATACTGAATATAAAaactacactgaaaattttgtaGTGTCCTTTACAAATTTATTCTCTGTAATTATAAAAATCCTTTGATATTACTTTTCATTCCAGTCTTGT is drawn from Harmonia axyridis chromosome 7, icHarAxyr1.1, whole genome shotgun sequence and contains these coding sequences:
- the LOC123685326 gene encoding uncharacterized protein LOC123685326; the encoded protein is MENFLEEGGLMHLKESLEENGIDSIDLITQLVQDKSFEETVPRLGDRLKIKRKLSLSQKTCYDEVTDQISTKKIIIDVPDIHATPSEVQSLRSTSSIDFDFTSTPIVFNITPTPVLSSIIIGDNTFHLEQLLQNSLMGRAIIELYRTNGQLSTTCQSYLVELIVQHLINIQPFRRLTNEDFRRLSKHIVELFPGELHQVYFTSPIKKRNSKDNKSGVARGKLVDKYRNRLTFLRKSGIISAKYTDKEEINTPEPNERNLEDDDFEEDLVWLIHNRGHN